One window of the Candidozyma auris chromosome 6, complete sequence genome contains the following:
- a CDS encoding alkene reductase — MVSQVTPKALKNSKLFQPIKVGKNEFSNRVVFAPSTRFRAAQDHTPSDLQLQYYDDRTKYPGTLIITEGTVPNEKTGTYAGVPGIFTENHIKGWKKINDKIHENKSFSSIQLWGLGRAADPAQNKKEGQKYQAPSPIYQDEEAEKAAKEAGNELVAYTTEEVDQLIEEYVKTARNAIAAGFDYVELHGAHGYLLNQFFEASSNQRTDKYGGSIENRARFPLALVDRLTEEIGAERLAIRISPWAKFLGMKGVDDKEAHPIATYGYFLGQLQQRADAGKQLAYVSIVEPRVAGNVDVEAENIHGDNTFVKTIWKGVLVRAGNYTYDAPDFKQLLEDIDDGRTLVGFSRFFISNPDLVYRLRDGKTLTPYDRSTFYADNNWGYNTYDVSDGKQKFDEEAEKARKPTTLVA, encoded by the coding sequence ATGGTTTCTCAAGTTACTCCCAAAGCTTTAAAAAACTCTAAGCTCTTCCAGCCAATCAAAGTCGGCAAGAACGAGTTCTCCAACAGAGTGGTGTTTGCACCCTCCACCAGATTCAGAGCTGCTCAGGACCACACTCCCTCGGATCTTCAATTGCAGTACTACGACGACAGAACAAAGTACCCAGGCACGTTGATCATCACGGAAGGTACAGTGCCAAACGAAAAGACGGGCACTTACGCTGGTGTTCCAGGTATTTTCACTGAAAACCACATCAAGGGctggaagaagatcaatgaCAAGATCCACGAGAACAAGTCCTTCTCGAGTATCCAACTCTGGGGCTTGGGAAGAGCCGCAGACCCTGCccagaacaagaaagagggCCAGAAGTACCAGGCGCCTTCTCCTATCTACCAGGATGAGGAGGCTGAAAAGGCCGCTAAGGAGGCTGGCAACGAGTTGGTCGCTTACACCACTGAGGAAGTTGACCAGTTGATCGAGGAGTACGTGAAGACCGCTAGAAACGCAATTGCTGCGGGTTTTGATTACGTCGAGCTCCATGGTGCTCACGGTTACTTGCTTAACCAGTTTTTCGAGGCCTCTTCCAACCAAAGAACCGACAAGTACGGTGGGTCCATTGAAAACAGAGCACGTTTCCCATTGGCTCTCGTTGACCGCCTCACTGAAGAGATCGGTGCCGAGAGATTGGCTATCAGAATCTCTCCATGGGCCAAGTTTTTGGGCATGAAGGGTGTCGATGACAAGGAGGCTCACCCTATTGCCACATACGGCTACTTTTTGGGACAATTGCAACAGAGGGCAGATGCTGGCAAGCAGCTTGCTTATGTGTCCATTGTGGAGCCAAGAGTAGCAGGCAATGTCGATGTTGAGGCTGAGAACATCCACGGCGACAATACCTTCGTCAAGACCATCTGGAAGGGTGTTCTTGTTAGAGCAGGCAACTACACATATGACGCTCCAGATTTCAAGCAGCTCTTGGAAGACATCGACGATGGACGTACCTTGGTTGGGTTCTCTAGATTCTTCATCTCGAACCCTGACTTGGTGTACAGACTTCGTGACGGCAAGACCTTGACTCCATACGACAGGTCCACTTTCTATGCTGACAACAACTGGGGATACAACACGTATGATGTGAGCGATGGAAAGCAGAAGTTTGACGAAGAGGCCGAGAAGGCTCGCAAGCCAACCACGCTTGTGGCCTAG